One window of the Labilibaculum sp. genome contains the following:
- a CDS encoding cation transporter codes for MLKSEYHISKMDCPSEENLIRMKLDGLPEIKRLDFDIENRNLTIYHSAENQKITSQLEELNLGAKLSNTSTIKESEVVLESSGVQSKLLWSVLIINFVFFVIEMTTGLFSKSMGLVADSLDMLADSFVYGLSLWAVGSTVTRKKKVARLSGYFQLSLALLGLIEVIRRFLGSEAMPDYRIMIGVSILALIANAICLVLLQKSKSNEAHMKASMIFTSNDVIINGGVILAGILVLLTQSKYPDLIVGSIVFLIVVQGALRILKLGK; via the coding sequence ATGTTAAAATCAGAATACCACATATCGAAAATGGATTGTCCATCAGAAGAAAACCTAATACGAATGAAGTTAGATGGACTTCCAGAAATTAAAAGGCTTGACTTTGATATTGAAAACAGAAATTTAACTATATATCATTCAGCAGAAAATCAAAAGATAACAAGTCAATTAGAGGAACTTAACTTAGGCGCAAAACTTTCAAATACTTCAACAATAAAAGAGAGTGAAGTTGTATTAGAAAGTTCCGGTGTTCAATCGAAATTACTTTGGTCAGTACTGATAATCAACTTTGTCTTCTTTGTAATAGAAATGACCACCGGGTTATTTTCTAAATCAATGGGGCTTGTTGCAGACTCTTTAGATATGCTTGCAGATTCATTCGTTTATGGATTAAGCCTGTGGGCTGTTGGTTCAACGGTAACCCGAAAAAAGAAAGTTGCTCGTTTAAGTGGATACTTCCAATTATCTCTTGCACTATTAGGGTTAATTGAAGTTATCAGGCGATTTCTTGGCTCAGAAGCCATGCCGGATTACCGAATAATGATTGGTGTTTCAATATTAGCCCTTATTGCAAATGCAATCTGCCTGGTTCTACTTCAAAAATCAAAAAGCAATGAAGCCCACATGAAAGCCAGCATGATTTTTACATCCAATGATGTTATTATTAATGGAGGTGTAATTTTAGCAGGTATTTTAGTGTTGCTAACACAATCAAAATACCCTGACCTAATTGTTGGTTCAATCGTATTTTTAATTGTGGTTCAGGGAGCATTAAGGATTTTAAAATTGGGGAAATAA
- a CDS encoding GDCCVxC domain-containing (seleno)protein yields MKVELKSTITCPKCGHQIEETMPEDSCQFFYECENCHTVLKPKQGDCCIYCSYGSVKCPSIQKNESCC; encoded by the coding sequence ATGAAAGTAGAATTAAAATCTACAATTACTTGTCCTAAATGCGGACATCAAATTGAAGAAACCATGCCTGAAGATTCTTGTCAGTTTTTCTATGAATGTGAAAATTGCCATACAGTTTTAAAACCAAAGCAGGGTGATTGTTGCATTTATTGTTCTTATGGTTCGGTGAAATGCCCTTCGATACAAAAGAATGAAAGTTGTTGCTGA
- a CDS encoding LUD domain-containing protein — MEVRTDTQIKKINFRSDKKNLLESFLSNSNVLGHESLKVDYKLFLEAANKKNVQFEFIRLKSFNLDKTSFDISNAKNALLEADYALADSGMLIIDTQDQDVLLTVFLAEVLHVVVPASKIIHSMDDFELIKGKRAVELGGGIASISVSSSDKGHRFSSKVLRTMVYILEDI; from the coding sequence ATGGAAGTAAGGACTGATACACAAATTAAGAAGATCAATTTCAGGAGTGATAAGAAGAACCTTTTGGAATCATTTTTATCGAATTCGAATGTCTTAGGGCACGAATCGTTAAAAGTGGATTATAAGCTGTTTCTCGAAGCTGCGAATAAGAAAAATGTTCAGTTTGAATTTATTCGTTTGAAAAGCTTTAATCTTGATAAAACATCATTTGATATTAGTAATGCTAAAAATGCATTACTCGAAGCAGATTATGCTTTGGCAGATTCAGGAATGCTGATTATTGATACTCAGGATCAGGATGTTTTATTGACCGTTTTTCTGGCAGAAGTACTTCATGTTGTTGTACCTGCAAGTAAAATTATTCATTCAATGGACGATTTTGAATTAATAAAAGGAAAGCGTGCTGTTGAACTCGGTGGCGGAATAGCAAGTATTTCAGTTTCTTCTTCCGATAAAGGACACCGGTTTTCATCGAAAGTATTACGCACAATGGTTTACATACTCGAAGATATCTAG
- a CDS encoding HD domain-containing protein — MMDEDLLKQIEFIKEIDKIKYIQRRTKLFNSDRNENDAEHSWHLAMMAIVLSKHSDVKIDLLKVIKMVLIHDIVEIDAGDTFIYDQNKDHENTEEELKAAKRIFGILPEKQAAEFIEIWTEFEDGLSNEAKFAKSMDRLEPLLQNTSNKGGTWKEYGVKYQTVCNKKKVIENASTKLWDYAKTLIENSVRKGILKK, encoded by the coding sequence ATGATGGATGAGGACTTACTAAAGCAAATTGAGTTTATTAAAGAAATTGATAAAATAAAATACATTCAGAGAAGAACAAAACTATTTAATAGTGACAGGAACGAAAATGATGCTGAGCATAGTTGGCATTTAGCGATGATGGCAATTGTTTTAAGCAAACATTCTGATGTAAAAATTGATTTGCTAAAAGTCATAAAAATGGTATTAATTCATGATATAGTGGAAATAGATGCTGGTGATACCTTTATATACGACCAAAATAAAGATCATGAAAATACGGAGGAAGAACTGAAAGCGGCCAAACGGATTTTTGGAATTTTACCTGAAAAACAGGCTGCAGAATTTATTGAAATCTGGACTGAATTTGAAGATGGGCTTTCCAATGAGGCAAAATTTGCAAAATCAATGGACAGACTTGAACCTTTATTGCAGAATACATCAAATAAGGGTGGGACATGGAAAGAATACGGTGTAAAATATCAAACTGTTTGCAACAAAAAGAAAGTAATAGAAAATGCTTCAACAAAATTGTGGGATTATGCTAAAACCCTTATCGAAAACAGTGTACGAAAAGGCATTCTAAAAAAATAA
- a CDS encoding group II intron maturase-specific domain-containing protein, protein MHRLEERIQKLKEVQRGWVNNFRMASILAKLQDLDGWLRNRLRYCIWHHWKKLERKRKNLIRLGVEQGQAYAWSRSRMGGWAIAQSPILVTTITLERLRKRGYESMLDIYKQITPVRRDSLFPLT, encoded by the coding sequence TTGCACAGGCTCGAAGAACGCATCCAAAAACTGAAAGAGGTTCAGCGGGGTTGGGTAAATAACTTCCGTATGGCAAGTATTTTAGCCAAACTTCAAGATCTCGACGGTTGGCTGCGCAACAGGCTCAGATATTGCATTTGGCACCATTGGAAAAAACTTGAACGAAAACGGAAAAACCTGATTCGTTTAGGAGTTGAACAAGGACAAGCCTATGCATGGTCTCGTTCACGTATGGGTGGTTGGGCGATTGCTCAGAGTCCTATTTTGGTAACTACTATTACTCTTGAAAGATTGCGGAAACGCGGTTATGAATCTATGCTCGACATTTACAAACAAATCACGCCTGTTCGACGTGATTCCTTATTCCCCTTAACTTAA
- the ltrA gene encoding group II intron reverse transcriptase/maturase, which yields MPKGNGKMRLLGIPTVTDRLLQQAVLQIITAKFEFEFSDFSFGFRPNRSLHQAVLKAQGYINDGYQHIVDIDLKTFFDEVDHCHLLQLLYRKVKCKATMRLIRKWLRAPILIEGKLVKRRKGVPQGSPLSPLLSNIMLHELDRELEKQGLKFIRYADDFSIYTKSKATARRVGNKVYKFLRNKLKLTINREKSGIRRPVHFTVLGFGFVPTYRKGERGKYQLIVSEKSWKKLKEKLKLITRKTTPMSFEERIQKLNEVQRGWVNNFRMASILVKLQDLDGWLRNRLRYCIWHHWKKLERKRKNLIRLGVEQGQAYAWSRSRMGGWAIAQSPILVTTITLERLRKRGYESMLDIYKQITPVRRDSLFPLT from the coding sequence ATTCCAAAAGGAAACGGGAAGATGCGCTTATTGGGTATCCCGACTGTAACCGACCGTTTGCTTCAGCAAGCTGTACTTCAAATTATCACGGCAAAGTTTGAATTTGAATTTTCGGACTTTAGCTTTGGGTTCAGACCGAACCGAAGTCTGCATCAGGCAGTACTAAAAGCTCAGGGATATATCAACGATGGCTATCAGCATATTGTAGATATTGACTTGAAGACCTTCTTCGATGAAGTGGATCACTGCCATTTATTGCAACTGCTATATCGCAAGGTAAAATGCAAAGCAACAATGCGTTTAATCCGCAAATGGCTGCGTGCCCCGATCTTAATCGAAGGCAAGTTGGTCAAACGCAGAAAAGGCGTACCGCAGGGGAGTCCATTGAGTCCGTTGCTGTCCAATATCATGTTGCATGAACTGGATCGGGAACTGGAAAAACAGGGATTGAAATTCATCCGCTATGCCGACGATTTTAGTATTTATACCAAATCGAAAGCTACCGCCCGAAGAGTTGGGAACAAGGTTTACAAGTTTTTACGAAATAAACTCAAGTTGACAATTAATCGGGAAAAGAGTGGCATTCGGCGACCTGTTCATTTTACCGTTTTGGGTTTTGGCTTTGTGCCTACCTACAGGAAAGGTGAGCGGGGCAAGTACCAACTGATAGTATCAGAAAAGAGTTGGAAGAAACTGAAAGAAAAGCTCAAACTAATCACTCGAAAAACGACACCGATGAGCTTTGAGGAACGCATCCAAAAACTGAATGAGGTTCAGCGGGGTTGGGTAAATAACTTCCGTATGGCAAGTATTTTAGTCAAACTTCAAGATCTCGACGGTTGGCTGCGCAACAGGCTCAGATATTGCATTTGGCACCATTGGAAAAAACTTGAACGAAAACGGAAAAACCTGATTCGTTTAGGAGTTGAACAAGGACAAGCCTATGCATGGTCTCGTTCACGTATGGGTGGTTGGGCGATTGCTCAGAGTCCTATTTTGGTAACTACTATTACTCTTGAAAGATTGCGGAAACGCGGTTATGAATCTATGCTCGACATTTACAAACAAATCACGCCTGTTCGACGTGATTCCTTATTCCCCTTAACTTAA
- a CDS encoding cation diffusion facilitator family transporter, whose protein sequence is MAHNHSHTHSHKSNYNKAFSIGVSLNILFVLVEVFYGLIANSSALLADAGHNASDVLSLIFAWFAIWLATKKPKGRFTYGFKKTTILISVLNAFLLFGAVIAIAWDAIGQFKNPEPVAGAQVMIVAGIGVLINTITALMFLKGQKDDLNIKGAFLHMAADAGVSLGVVISGLLIVKTGLNWIDPIMSFIIILVIMWSTWKLFIESIRLALDAVPKNIELDEVKSTILNQNGVEGLHDIHIWAMSTTENALSAHLIAPNSNPDQLLKDIQDILSKKYNINHLTLQIEKEDIQLNCKEC, encoded by the coding sequence ATGGCACATAATCATAGTCATACACACTCACATAAATCCAATTACAACAAAGCTTTTAGCATTGGTGTAAGCTTAAATATACTCTTTGTACTTGTAGAAGTATTTTATGGCTTAATCGCTAATTCATCCGCTCTTTTAGCGGATGCCGGACATAATGCAAGCGATGTCCTTAGTCTGATTTTTGCATGGTTTGCCATTTGGTTAGCTACAAAAAAACCAAAAGGCAGGTTTACTTACGGCTTCAAAAAAACAACCATATTAATTTCAGTGCTAAATGCCTTTTTGCTCTTTGGAGCTGTAATTGCAATTGCCTGGGATGCAATAGGTCAGTTTAAAAACCCTGAACCAGTTGCAGGTGCTCAGGTTATGATTGTAGCTGGAATTGGTGTATTGATTAATACAATTACCGCCCTTATGTTTCTAAAAGGACAGAAAGATGATTTAAACATAAAAGGAGCATTTCTTCATATGGCAGCCGATGCCGGTGTATCATTAGGCGTAGTAATTTCAGGACTATTGATTGTAAAAACCGGACTGAATTGGATTGACCCGATTATGAGTTTTATTATAATACTCGTGATTATGTGGAGTACATGGAAACTATTTATTGAATCGATAAGGCTTGCCCTTGATGCTGTACCCAAGAATATAGAATTAGATGAAGTGAAAAGTACGATACTTAACCAGAATGGAGTTGAAGGCTTGCATGATATACATATATGGGCAATGAGTACCACAGAAAATGCCTTATCTGCTCATTTGATTGCACCCAACTCTAATCCAGACCAACTATTAAAGGATATTCAGGATATTTTGTCAAAGAAATACAACATAAACCATTTGACTTTACAAATAGAAAAAGAAGATATTCAATTAAATTGCAAGGAATGTTAA
- the ltrA gene encoding group II intron reverse transcriptase/maturase, with protein MIEQILTRKNMVRAMHQVQKNQGSAGVDRMPVTKLSDLMSIDKAELTQSVRSGNYLPQAILGVEIPKGNGKMRLLGIPTVTDRLLQQAVLQIITAKFEFEFSDFSFGFRPNRSLHQAVLKAQGYINDGYQHIVDIDLKTFFDEVDHCHLLQLLYRKVKCKATMRLIRKWLRAPILIEGKLVKRRKGVPQGSPLSPLLSNIMLHELDRELEKQGLKFIRYADDFSIYTKSKATARRVGNKVYKFLRNKLKLTINREKSGIRRPVHFTVLGFGFVPTYRKGERGKYQLIVSEESWKKLKEKLKLITRKTTPMSFEERIQKLNEVQRGWVNNFRMASILVKLQDLDGWLRNRLRYCIWHHWKKLERKRKNLIRLGVEQGQAYAWSRSRMGGWAIAQSPILVTTITLERLRKRGYESMLDIYKQITPVRRDSLFPLT; from the coding sequence ATGATTGAACAAATACTTACACGTAAGAATATGGTGCGGGCGATGCATCAAGTCCAGAAGAACCAAGGTTCAGCAGGAGTTGATCGTATGCCCGTGACTAAACTCTCAGATCTGATGTCAATTGATAAAGCGGAACTGACACAGAGTGTTCGTTCGGGTAATTATTTGCCTCAAGCCATTTTAGGAGTCGAGATTCCAAAAGGAAACGGGAAGATGCGCTTATTGGGTATCCCGACTGTAACCGACCGTTTGCTTCAGCAAGCTGTACTTCAAATTATCACGGCAAAGTTTGAATTTGAATTTTCGGACTTTAGCTTTGGGTTCAGACCGAACCGAAGTCTGCATCAGGCAGTACTAAAAGCTCAGGGATATATCAACGATGGCTATCAGCATATTGTAGATATTGACTTGAAGACCTTCTTCGATGAAGTGGATCACTGCCATTTATTGCAACTGCTATATCGCAAGGTAAAATGCAAAGCAACAATGCGTTTAATCCGCAAATGGCTGCGTGCCCCGATCTTAATCGAAGGCAAGTTGGTCAAACGCAGAAAAGGCGTACCGCAGGGGAGTCCATTGAGTCCGTTGCTGTCCAATATCATGTTGCATGAACTGGATCGGGAACTGGAAAAACAGGGATTGAAATTCATCCGCTATGCCGACGATTTTAGTATTTATACCAAATCGAAAGCTACCGCCCGAAGAGTTGGGAACAAGGTTTACAAGTTTTTACGAAATAAACTCAAGTTGACAATTAATCGGGAAAAGAGTGGCATTCGGCGACCTGTTCATTTTACCGTTTTGGGTTTTGGCTTTGTGCCTACCTACAGGAAAGGTGAGCGGGGCAAGTACCAACTGATAGTATCAGAAGAGAGTTGGAAGAAACTGAAAGAAAAGCTCAAACTAATCACTCGAAAAACGACACCGATGAGCTTTGAGGAACGCATCCAAAAACTGAATGAGGTTCAGCGGGGTTGGGTAAATAACTTCCGTATGGCAAGTATTTTAGTCAAACTTCAAGATCTCGACGGTTGGTTGCGCAACAGGCTCAGATATTGCATTTGGCACCATTGGAAAAAACTTGAACGAAAACGGAAAAACCTGATTCGTTTAGGAGTTGAACAAGGACAAGCCTATGCATGGTCTCGTTCACGTATGGGTGGTTGGGCGATTGCTCAGAGTCCTATTTTGGTAACTACTATTACTCTTGAAAGATTGCGGAAACGCGGTTATGAATCTATGCTCGACATTTACAAACAAATCACGCCTGTTCGACGTGATTCCTTATTCCCCTTAACTTAA
- a CDS encoding sigma-54 dependent transcriptional regulator translates to MRILIVDDDKSSGTAVAEFIEEQLAYSIHLCHNGEEAYNSLKNEDFQMVISDLRMPGISGLDLLKKIKLLPKGDEIEVVIMTGFGDMESSIEALRGGAYDYLLKPVNIEELAILIERVAEKIQLKGENRDLKENIKQTISHVRREEAERIQYYETTIREITSVGKIGVFSDVMRGVVRMAEQFHEDRSVPVLIEGETGTGKEVVARLVHFGKSSDITKPFISINCSAISPALFESELFGYDEGAFTGARKEGKPGKLELAQGGTLFLDEIGEMPLDMQPKLLRVLQQREMYRVGGSKPIELDVRVIFATNRNLKEMVAEKTFRSDLYYRLNTGRLYIPPLRERKEAILSFSQIFLDQYSKKRNRKFRFISKDAKKMMQDYAWPGNIRELKNTIERATLLYNDLELKPEHLRFLQADDNEFEPKEQPIVLGRIVLPDDELRIEQLELEIVRKALKKFDDNKSKTAEYLGITRSALRSRMNKL, encoded by the coding sequence ATGAGAATTCTTATTGTTGATGATGACAAATCAAGTGGAACGGCTGTTGCTGAATTTATTGAGGAGCAATTGGCGTATTCAATTCATCTTTGTCATAATGGCGAAGAGGCATATAATTCTTTGAAGAATGAGGATTTTCAGATGGTTATTTCAGATCTGAGAATGCCTGGAATTTCAGGTTTGGATTTGCTGAAAAAAATAAAACTTTTACCCAAAGGGGATGAAATTGAGGTGGTAATTATGACTGGTTTTGGTGATATGGAAAGTTCCATTGAAGCATTACGAGGCGGAGCATATGATTATTTGTTAAAACCGGTTAATATCGAAGAATTAGCTATTTTAATTGAGCGGGTTGCCGAGAAAATTCAATTGAAAGGCGAGAACAGGGATCTTAAAGAAAATATAAAGCAAACAATCTCTCACGTTAGGAGAGAGGAAGCCGAGCGAATTCAATATTACGAAACTACCATTCGTGAGATCACAAGTGTTGGTAAGATTGGCGTTTTTTCAGATGTTATGCGTGGGGTTGTTCGTATGGCAGAACAGTTTCATGAAGATCGGTCGGTACCGGTTTTAATTGAAGGAGAAACCGGAACAGGGAAAGAGGTTGTTGCACGTTTGGTTCATTTCGGAAAATCGAGCGATATTACAAAGCCATTTATCTCGATAAATTGTTCTGCAATTTCGCCGGCACTATTTGAAAGTGAATTGTTTGGATACGACGAAGGTGCTTTTACAGGGGCTCGTAAAGAGGGAAAGCCCGGCAAATTGGAATTGGCACAGGGAGGAACTTTATTTTTAGATGAAATAGGTGAAATGCCATTGGATATGCAGCCTAAATTGCTGCGTGTACTGCAACAGAGAGAAATGTATCGGGTTGGGGGAAGCAAACCTATTGAATTGGATGTTAGGGTGATTTTTGCCACCAACAGGAATTTAAAAGAAATGGTGGCTGAAAAAACATTCAGAAGTGATTTGTATTATCGTTTAAATACCGGACGCTTGTATATTCCTCCTTTGCGGGAAAGAAAGGAAGCAATCTTATCCTTTTCTCAAATTTTTTTAGATCAATATTCTAAGAAGCGGAACCGAAAGTTTAGATTCATAAGTAAGGATGCTAAAAAAATGATGCAGGATTATGCCTGGCCGGGAAATATCCGGGAGCTGAAAAATACAATTGAAAGAGCAACTTTACTTTATAATGATTTAGAATTAAAACCCGAACATTTGAGGTTTTTACAGGCCGATGATAATGAATTTGAACCCAAAGAACAGCCAATTGTTTTGGGGCGCATTGTCTTACCTGATGATGAATTAAGAATTGAACAATTAGAGCTGGAAATTGTTCGGAAAGCATTAAAAAAGTTCGATGATAACAAATCAAAAACAGCAGAATATTTGGGAATCACCAGAAGTGCTCTTCGCAGCAGAATGAATAAATTATAA
- a CDS encoding P-II family nitrogen regulator, whose protein sequence is MKEIKAFIRPNKVNEIVQQLKEKGFENATISLAEGIGKFQDEYASVSQKFSVTDSPVAKIEMVVFEEDVDSIVSIISDCGRTLHHGDGIIYVSDVEQAYRVKTGLTVED, encoded by the coding sequence ATGAAAGAAATAAAAGCATTTATACGACCAAACAAAGTGAATGAAATTGTTCAACAACTTAAAGAAAAAGGCTTTGAGAATGCAACAATTTCGTTGGCGGAAGGAATCGGAAAATTTCAGGATGAATACGCATCTGTTTCGCAGAAATTTTCTGTTACGGACAGTCCTGTTGCAAAAATTGAGATGGTAGTATTCGAAGAAGATGTAGATTCTATTGTCAGCATCATTTCAGATTGCGGGAGGACATTGCATCACGGTGATGGAATAATATATGTTTCCGACGTTGAACAGGCTTATCGGGTAAAAACTGGATTAACAGTCGAAGATTAA
- a CDS encoding ABC transporter substrate binding protein — protein MRYLKYIFFSLFLFASINAKSIERKKILVLHSYHQGLKWTDNVNLGIREVMDSLGNKFELDYEYLDTKRNPSKEYLDKIIELYDLKLQEEKYNAIIVSDNNALSFVKNHGKKYFNNTPIVFCGINHYRDDLIEGVTNITGVAEEVDWDGAIDLILRTRPNTKHIVVINDDKTTTAKLNKLALLDLAKKYESKLQFTYFEDQAVDELEENVSNIKGDTCILLLTFNKDKNGRFISFQDNLDLFVPQSKVPVFITWAFLISDGVVGGKVVSGRLHGKMAATMIDQIVSGIPADSIPVYRKPLDRYVVNYNEIKRFGIDKNVLPDDTFLVNAPQSFYSENKEWIQLIGGITFLAALIILVLSRAILRRIRAEKALIIEQNRLKISVKHERLIGLIGRLLNASEDFKNVLDDVLKLMTDELNVARISLYSLIDSTKTGVKIKSRISLKGKNIKDVNQFYFSEIDEIISRVKMNKSIVSRDLSNLTEKEQEYYRIRNIGAVVLLPVMVENEVVGLMGFAQNKAHSWTRDEISIFFSTVNMIANAWERNSLMIDRIEAEQKNVEALRMLEQSSRLASIGVMAAGITHEINQPLNAIKITADSVLFWQKRNPGQLPEMFTRKIQTISEGTARIDSIIKHMRTFWEKPHISEEEIVDMVEGVNRSLSLVKRQVSDHSIELIGNLPKNAVNVHANYIQFEQIVVNLIVNSIHSLDKVQKENKKIKLNVYQDSKHGVLEIHDNGTGIESNIREKIYDPLFTTKGNESGSGLGMAIVKTFIDRFQGEISDYNNEDGGASFILRFKLKENS, from the coding sequence ATGAGGTATTTAAAGTACATCTTTTTTTCTCTGTTTTTGTTTGCATCGATTAATGCTAAATCGATTGAACGAAAAAAAATTCTTGTTTTACATTCCTATCATCAAGGCTTAAAATGGACCGATAATGTCAATCTTGGCATCAGGGAGGTAATGGATTCATTAGGCAATAAGTTTGAATTGGACTATGAATATTTGGATACCAAAAGAAATCCGTCCAAGGAGTATCTCGATAAAATAATTGAGCTGTATGATCTAAAATTACAGGAAGAGAAGTACAATGCGATTATCGTTTCCGATAACAATGCTTTGTCTTTTGTGAAGAATCATGGCAAAAAATACTTTAATAATACACCTATTGTATTTTGCGGGATCAATCATTACCGTGATGATTTAATCGAGGGGGTAACAAATATTACAGGAGTAGCCGAAGAGGTTGATTGGGACGGGGCTATTGATTTGATTTTAAGAACCCGTCCTAATACAAAACATATTGTTGTTATTAATGACGATAAAACCACTACGGCCAAATTAAATAAGCTTGCCCTGCTCGATTTGGCGAAAAAATATGAATCGAAACTACAGTTTACTTATTTCGAGGATCAGGCAGTTGATGAGTTGGAGGAAAATGTTAGCAATATTAAAGGAGACACGTGCATTTTGCTTTTGACATTTAATAAGGATAAAAACGGCAGATTTATTAGTTTTCAGGATAATTTAGATTTATTTGTTCCGCAAAGTAAAGTGCCAGTGTTCATTACCTGGGCTTTCCTGATTAGTGATGGCGTTGTTGGTGGAAAAGTGGTAAGTGGACGTCTTCATGGAAAAATGGCAGCCACAATGATTGATCAGATTGTTTCAGGAATACCTGCTGATTCAATTCCTGTTTATCGCAAACCATTGGATAGGTATGTTGTTAATTATAATGAAATTAAGCGTTTTGGGATTGATAAGAATGTGCTTCCTGATGATACTTTCCTTGTAAATGCACCTCAATCTTTTTACAGTGAGAATAAAGAATGGATTCAGCTGATAGGAGGAATTACCTTTCTGGCAGCACTTATTATTTTGGTTTTATCAAGAGCTATTTTAAGACGAATCAGGGCTGAAAAAGCTTTAATCATAGAGCAAAACCGCTTGAAAATATCTGTTAAGCATGAACGTTTAATTGGTTTAATTGGCCGTTTGTTGAATGCATCCGAAGATTTTAAGAACGTATTGGATGATGTTTTGAAGTTGATGACAGACGAATTAAATGTGGCAAGGATAAGTCTTTATTCACTAATTGATTCAACGAAAACCGGTGTTAAAATTAAAAGTAGAATTTCTTTAAAAGGGAAAAATATAAAGGATGTTAATCAGTTTTACTTTTCGGAAATCGATGAAATTATCTCAAGAGTTAAAATGAATAAAAGTATCGTATCCCGCGATTTGTCAAATTTAACAGAGAAAGAACAAGAATATTATAGAATAAGAAATATTGGAGCTGTTGTTTTGCTGCCTGTAATGGTAGAAAATGAGGTTGTAGGTTTGATGGGATTTGCTCAAAACAAAGCTCATAGCTGGACCAGAGACGAGATTAGTATTTTCTTTTCGACTGTGAATATGATTGCGAATGCCTGGGAACGGAATTCTTTAATGATTGATAGAATTGAGGCAGAACAAAAAAATGTTGAAGCCTTAAGAATGCTTGAGCAATCGTCTCGTCTGGCTTCAATTGGTGTAATGGCAGCAGGAATTACTCATGAAATAAATCAGCCCTTAAATGCAATTAAAATAACTGCTGACAGCGTGTTGTTTTGGCAAAAAAGAAATCCGGGACAGTTGCCCGAAATGTTTACAAGAAAAATTCAAACTATTTCTGAGGGAACAGCAAGGATTGATTCCATCATTAAGCACATGCGGACTTTTTGGGAGAAGCCTCACATCTCCGAGGAAGAGATTGTTGATATGGTTGAAGGTGTAAACCGATCTTTATCCCTGGTAAAAAGGCAGGTGTCGGATCATAGCATCGAATTAATCGGGAATCTGCCAAAGAATGCTGTAAATGTGCATGCAAATTACATTCAATTTGAACAGATTGTGGTCAACCTGATTGTGAATTCAATTCACTCTTTGGATAAAGTTCAAAAGGAGAATAAAAAAATTAAATTGAATGTTTATCAGGATTCCAAACATGGAGTTTTGGAGATTCATGATAACGGAACCGGGATCGAATCAAACATTCGGGAGAAAATATATGATCCTTTATTTACAACCAAAGGAAATGAAAGCGGCAGTGGCTTAGGAATGGCGATCGTAAAAACATTTATTGATCGATTTCAGGGGGAAATATCAGATTATAATAATGAAGATGGCGGGGCAAGTTTTATTTTGCGTTTTAAATTGAAGGAAAATAGTTAA